The region TGGGGACTGGTGGGGTCGCTCAGCGCCTCGATCCAGGCGCGGGGCGCGTCGCCGTGCTCGGCTTCCAGTTCGGCCCAGGTGTGCCCGGCCATCACGCCGAAACTCGCCTCGGCCAGCGCCGGGTGGGGCAGGGCGTGCGGGAATCCGGCCAGCCGCGCAGTCTGCCGGGCGCGGCCCAGCGGGGACGTGAACGCCAGCGCGCCCCGGGGCAGGTCGAGCGTGCGGGCCAGCGCCTCCCCGGCGGGCGTGAGGGGCGCGTCCTCGTGCGGGTGCGGGTAGCGGCGCTGCGCGTTCGGGAGGGTGGGAGCGTGTCGCACCAGGTGCAGCGTCAGGCCCCCAGGCATGCTCAGCGGCCCCAGGCGAACGCGCCCAGCGCGAGCAATTCCGCCGTCACCACGATCAATCCGTACGTGTCGCCGTTCAGGCCGCCGCCCAGCCGCCGCGCCGCGAACGCCGCGACCAGCAGCGCGCCCACCAGCGCTGCCAGCCACGCCGCCCACGCGCCGGGCACCAGTAGGGTCGGCGCGGCCAGCAGCAGGGCGGCCCAGAGGCGACCCTCGCGCGAGCGGGCGCCCAGGCTCTCGGCGCGCGCCGCCGGGTAGGTGTTCATGGGAATCAGCAGCAGCGTCCGCGCCGCCACCGCCGCCACCAGCGGCGCCAGCGGCGGAATCGGCGCGGACAGAAGACTCCAGAGCAGCAGCAGGGACAGGCCCCCGGTCGCCAGTCCGAACGCGCCCACGTGCACGTCGCGCAGGATCACCAGCCGCTCGGCGGGCGTCTTCATGGCGAACAGGGCGTCGGCGCTGTCCACCAGCCCGTCGAAGTGCAGCATGCCGGTCAGGAGCAGCCACGCGCCCACGCTCAGCGCGGCGATCACCCCGCCGGGCAGCGGGACGGGCAGCCACAGCAGCCCCGCCACCGCGCCGCCCACGGCGTACCCGGCCAGCGGGTAGTACGCACTGGCCTGCGCGAAGTCCCCGTCGCGCACCTCCCTGATATGCGGCAGGGGCAGGGTTGTCAGGAACGTCAGCGCCAGATGCGCCGCGCGCAGCTGATCGCGCATCAGGCCCACTCCGATGGAGCGGTGTGTCCAGACCGTTTCATCCGAGCGGAGGCGACTCGCAGAGCTGCCCCGCAGAGGAGGAGGACAGGCGGCCTCCGCATCAGGTCGTCTGCACGTGGATCTGCGCGGCGACGCCCAGCGAGAGGGTCAGGGTGTGGTCGGTCGCCCAGACGGTCAGGGTGCCCAGCGCGGCGTCCACGGCGTCCAGCCGCAGTGGCGCGCCCGGCGTGAGCCCGGCGGCCATCATGGCCCGCAGCTGGTCGGCGTCGCCGTCCGGGACGCGCGCCACGGTCGCGGTGTCCCCGGGCGCCAGCTGCGACAGGCGCCGCTGAGGCTGGTGCGGCAGTTCGCCGTCCAGGGTGGGGATCGGGTCGCCGTGCGGGTCGTGCGTGGGGTCGCCCAGCCACGCCGCGATGCGGGCCTCCAGCCGTTCGCTCAGGGCGTGTTCCAGGCGTTCGGCCTCCTCGTGCACCTCGTCCAGCGGGACGCCCAGCGCGCGGTGCAGGAACAGTTCCAGCAGCCGGTGGTGCCGCAGGACCTCCAGCGCGACCCGCTCACCCTCGGCGGTCAGCTGCGCGCCCTGGTACGGCGCGTGCGACACGAGGCCCTGCTCGGTCAGCTTGCGCAGCATCCCGGTCACGCTGGCCGGGGCGACCTCCAGCGCCGCCGCGAGCGCCTGGGTGTTCACCTTGCCCGCCTGCCCCAGCGTGTACAGGTGCTTCAGGTAATCCTCCGCCGAGCGGGACAGGGAACGGCCGGTCATGCCGCCCAGTGTAGCGGCACCGCAGATGGGAACTTTTTCGCGGCGGGGCTCCTCTAAGGTATGAGGTGCCCTTGAATGACCCGCACGACACCCTGTCCGACCTGCACCTCGCGCGCCTGGCCGCGCGGGACGAGCGGGCCTTCGAGACGCTCGTGAGAACGCACGCGCCGATGGTTCACCGCCTCGCCGCCAGCCTCGTGGGGCCGGGTGCGGCGGACGACATCGTGCAGGAGGTGTTCATCGCCGCGCACAGGGCCCTGAAGGGGTTCCGGGGCGAGGCGAGCCTGAGCACCTGGCTGCACCGCATCACCCTGAACGCCTGCCACAAGGCGCTGGGCGCGCGGCAGGCGGTGTCGCTGGAGGACACCCCGGAACCCCACGCGCCGCACGACCCGGCCCGCGCGGGCGAGCAGGCTCAGGTCCGCGAGCGGCTGGCCCGCGCGCTGGCGCAGCTGCCGCCCGATCAGCGCGAGGCGGTCGCCCTGCGCGAACTGTCGGGCCTGGACTACGCCGAGATCGCCGCGCTGACCGGCGCGGAACTCGGCACCGTGAAGAGCCGCATCAACCGGGGCCGCGCGGCCCTGCGCGCCCTGCTCACCCGCGCCGGAGTGACCCCATGACCCACCACGATCCCAGTGACTACACCGATGAACATGACGACCTCGACATCCTGCTGGCGCAGGCCCGCCAGTTCACCCCCGCCGATCTGGGCGCCGCCGACCGTTTCCTGACCCGCCGCCGCGCCGCCCGCACCCGCAGCCGCGCGGGATGGCTGACCGGCGCACTCGCCTCGGCGGCCCTGGTGGCGGGCCTGATCGTGCTGCGCCCCGCCGCGCAGCTGCCCGGCCCGCTGCCCAGCAGCGCCGCGTACGACGCCTACCAGAGCGCCTGGGGAGCCGACTGGTGATACGGACTCTGGTTGAAAGATTTGCAAAAACGTTCAACCCGAGCGAAGCGAGCAGGAGAAAAGCGGGTTCCGGGCGTGGAGTTGACAGATCGGTGGTGTTCCGATCTGTGAACGAAACAGACGGAATCCGTATGAAACGCCCCCTGACCCTGCTCCTGCTGACGCTGGGCACCGCGCACGCGGGCGACCTGGAGGACGTGCAGGCTGCGCTGAAGCAGGCCCGCACGCAGGTGGCACGCGGGCAGGCCGAGGTGACCGTGCTGTTCCCGCCGCGCGCCACCCCCACCCGCGCCGCCGCGCAGCTGCCCGCCCTGACGGTGCGGCCCGCGCTGCTGGCGAAGAACTTCAGCGTGACCCGCACCGGCACCGAGCGGGTCGCCGGGCGCGACGCGGCGCGCTTCACCCTGACCCCCAAGGTCGGGGACGCCGCGCGCTGGACGCTGTGGGTGGACCTGACATGGAACCTCCCGCTGGCCTTCGAGGAACGCGGCGCGGACGGCACGCTGACCCGCCGCGCCGCCCTGACCCGCGTGCAGCCAGGTCCGGCCCGCGTGACCCGCCCGGCCCCGCCCGCCGCGCCCGCTGGCCTGCGCGCCGCGCTGACCCGCGCCCTGCCGGGCCTGAGGCTCCCGCCCGGGTTCACGCCCGTGGGCGTGCAGC is a window of Deinococcus grandis DNA encoding:
- a CDS encoding metal-dependent transcriptional regulator; the protein is MTGRSLSRSAEDYLKHLYTLGQAGKVNTQALAAALEVAPASVTGMLRKLTEQGLVSHAPYQGAQLTAEGERVALEVLRHHRLLELFLHRALGVPLDEVHEEAERLEHALSERLEARIAAWLGDPTHDPHGDPIPTLDGELPHQPQRRLSQLAPGDTATVARVPDGDADQLRAMMAAGLTPGAPLRLDAVDAALGTLTVWATDHTLTLSLGVAAQIHVQTT
- a CDS encoding sigma-E factor regulatory protein RseB domain-containing protein, giving the protein MKRPLTLLLLTLGTAHAGDLEDVQAALKQARTQVARGQAEVTVLFPPRATPTRAAAQLPALTVRPALLAKNFSVTRTGTERVAGRDAARFTLTPKVGDAARWTLWVDLTWNLPLAFEERGADGTLTRRAALTRVQPGPARVTRPAPPAAPAGLRAALTRALPGLRLPPGFTPVGVQPRGQGLEVALTDGLNGLTLVVAPQDVKAAPGVASRRVGQRFVWLVGNLPQPTLQAALAGVRSATPDPLGTFSAPADSNP
- a CDS encoding histidine phosphatase family protein; amino-acid sequence: MRHAPTLPNAQRRYPHPHEDAPLTPAGEALARTLDLPRGALAFTSPLGRARQTARLAGFPHALPHPALAEASFGVMAGHTWAELEAEHGDAPRAWIEALSDPTSPHGPPGGDTGRGFHARVQAWLDTLPAGEVVAFTHAGPLLAALRLTVNLSAVTAPPGTVATLRREAGHWWLTALRPPA
- a CDS encoding RNA polymerase sigma factor; translation: MNDPHDTLSDLHLARLAARDERAFETLVRTHAPMVHRLAASLVGPGAADDIVQEVFIAAHRALKGFRGEASLSTWLHRITLNACHKALGARQAVSLEDTPEPHAPHDPARAGEQAQVRERLARALAQLPPDQREAVALRELSGLDYAEIAALTGAELGTVKSRINRGRAALRALLTRAGVTP
- a CDS encoding adenosylcobinamide-GDP ribazoletransferase, with amino-acid sequence MRDQLRAAHLALTFLTTLPLPHIREVRDGDFAQASAYYPLAGYAVGGAVAGLLWLPVPLPGGVIAALSVGAWLLLTGMLHFDGLVDSADALFAMKTPAERLVILRDVHVGAFGLATGGLSLLLLWSLLSAPIPPLAPLVAAVAARTLLLIPMNTYPAARAESLGARSREGRLWAALLLAAPTLLVPGAWAAWLAALVGALLVAAFAARRLGGGLNGDTYGLIVVTAELLALGAFAWGR